AAAGTCAAGCTGAGGCTGCTGACTGCAATAAAAACAGTAAATCTAAAGTAGGTGGGAAAAAGAGTAAATCAAATAAGAATAAGTCGGCTAAAAGCATAGCCAAAAAAAATTATAATAAAGATAAAAGGAATATGAAAAAGAGTATAAATATTTATAGAGAAAGCTCCAGTCTTGCACATTTTATCTGTGGGGTTTTCCAGGCAATATCCATAGTTTTGCTGACGTTTTTTATCTGCATTCCTGCCGGATATGTTATAATCAATGTGTTAAATAGAAGCTTTGATGTTCAACAAACGATACGGGTACTTCTTGTCTACGGTTTATCATATATACCTGTCACATGTTTTGCATCCATACTTTCAAAGTGGCTTATAATAGGAAGGTACAAGGAAGGAAGTTACCCATTATGGGGAGTGTACTATTTCCGCTGGTGGCTTTCAAGACTATTGCAAGGACTTTTTCCGATGCATCTTTTGAGCGGAACCCCGCTAATGCCATTGTATCTCAGATTAATGGGAATGAAAGTGGGTAAGGATTGCTTCATAGGAACACATCATTTTGGTTCCTTTGATATTATACAAATTGGCGATAACAGCAGCATAGGCCAGGACACCCAGGCTCTAGGGTACGTAGTAGAATGCGGCTATCTAAAGCTTGGTAGGATAGAAATCGGAAAAGGTTGTTATGTAGGGACCCACTCAACACTTAGTATAAATTCATCCATGGAAGACGGATCTATGATTAAGGAACAGTCCATGATACCCTCAAGGGTTGTTATTCCTTCAGGAGAGACATGGGCAGGCTCACCGGCAATTCCTTCTACTGCCGACGAGGATATCTTAAGGCTGCAAAATACAGTGGAAAAAGCAGGGTTATCTAAAAAAATTGTATGTGGGGCTCTGCATATTTTAGGATTGATGTTTCTTGGTTTGTTTAATACTTTGATTTTTACACAGGGATTTGCTTTCGGTTATTTTTACTTTACCACACCGTCATGGATGCTTCTCATAAGTCCTATTACAGCAACCCTTATGGTATTGCTCTTATGCCTGGAAATAATCATATTTAAAAGGCTTTTTATGAACAAGATAAAACCAGGAATTTACAGCGTATATTCAACTTGCTATGTGAGGAAGTGGATAGCAGACAACATAGTACATGTAAGTCTTCAATTTTTGCATACACTTTATGCTACTTTATACACTATCCCGTTTTTGAGGGCATTGGGTGCAAAAATAGGAAAAAGAGTGGAGGTATCTACCGTAACTCACATTTCCCCCGAACTTTTTGAGGTGGGCGACGGAAGTTTCTTTGCCGACGCATCAATGGCAGGTACACCTAAGGCTTTTAACAATCAGATTATATATGAAAAGACCAGGGTTGGCTCAAGAACGTTTATTGGAAATAGTGCACTCGTACCCATTAACACCACTATAGGGGATGATTGCCTACTTGGGGTCCTTTCAGTGCCGCCTGAGAAAGGCAGGACGGAGAACGGAACTTCCTGGCTTGGAACACCGGCTATGTTCCTGCATAAGCGTGATATCAACAAGGATTTCAGCGATGAAACCACCTATTCACCTGGAAAACTTTTGTATTTAAAAAGGCTTATGATAGAATTTATTCGCGTAATACTTCCTACTAATGTATATATAGCGGCCACATATGGTTTGGCTTATTTGTTCCATTACTTTGCAAATAACTTTTCATTTCTGGCATCTATAGGCCTTATTACAGCAACTGCTGTTATAGGAGAGATGGTATTGATACTTTTTGTAGTGCTATTGAAGTTCTCGCTTATTGGAACTTATAAACCTTGTGTAAATCCGTTGTGGAGTGATTTTGTGTGGAAAACGGAGTTTGTAACGGGCATTTATGAAAACCTTCTTGGTGACTATATTCTCACACCACTTTCAGGAACCCCAATGCTGCCTGTAGTTATGAGGCTGTTTGGCTGCAGAATCGGTAAAAAGGTGTTTTTAGATACCATTTTCATGTCGGAGTTTGACCTTGTAAGGATAGGAAATGAGGCAGCAGTTAACTTTAATGCTACAATGCAGACACACCTTTTTGAGGACAGGGTTTTGAAGATGGCATATCTGACAATTTGCAGGAGAGCAAGTGTCGGAAACGGGGCTGTAGTGCTTTACGATACCTTTATGGAAGAAGGTTCTAAACTTGGATGCTCATCGCTTCTTATGAAGGGAGAAACCCTTGAGGCGTATACACATTGGCATGGAAATCCATCAAAGTTTGCAGGTTGACCTTGCAAA
The sequence above is a segment of the Pseudobacteroides sp. genome. Coding sequences within it:
- a CDS encoding Pls/PosA family non-ribosomal peptide synthetase, with product MKLIKKPKILQSKLEKEAEGIKGTNVSKNSAIMHGRRVPKLIRDECLFEVFEATAKKFPDNIAIIIENTGITYRDLNVMANRIAHLLREKGVGKEDRVALLMPKAIECYAAIIGIMKAGACYIPLDIGYPEDRINYITHNSGARYVLALDGYSNIGQIENIISISQDKLKQYSGDDIPRSVSGANKDSLAYIIYTSGSTGRPKGVMIEHKSACNLIRASQEIYKVEAEDRVYQGFTLAFDASVEELWMAFLNGAALVPQTDRMKKSGPDLFKILGEYNVSIISCVPTLLSMISDELPSLKLLILGGEACPKSVVERFGKPGRRILNTYGPTEATVIATWSEMKLEEKVTIGKPLSNYSVYVVKENNRVAEIGEPGELLIGGIGLARGYIGRDDLNREKFIENIFDEDPDSPVILYRSGDLVVMDEEGNLEFHGRIDDQIKIRGFRVELSEIENVANSFPDIKTSVVKLNKFSDSSEGLCLYIVIDGDKNGFDREKLFGTMKEKLPAYMMPQHLMLLDEIPMLPSGKADRSKLPEPAGGNFSSQSAGTPPTGETEQKIANILKQVFKIDNISREDHFFNDLGGHSLFAAQTVSWLRKEPEFRGLNISDLYECPSIEMLSAKFGIKSQAEAADCNKNSKSKVGGKKSKSNKNKSAKSIAKKNYNKDKRNMKKSINIYRESSSLAHFICGVFQAISIVLLTFFICIPAGYVIINVLNRSFDVQQTIRVLLVYGLSYIPVTCFASILSKWLIIGRYKEGSYPLWGVYYFRWWLSRLLQGLFPMHLLSGTPLMPLYLRLMGMKVGKDCFIGTHHFGSFDIIQIGDNSSIGQDTQALGYVVECGYLKLGRIEIGKGCYVGTHSTLSINSSMEDGSMIKEQSMIPSRVVIPSGETWAGSPAIPSTADEDILRLQNTVEKAGLSKKIVCGALHILGLMFLGLFNTLIFTQGFAFGYFYFTTPSWMLLISPITATLMVLLLCLEIIIFKRLFMNKIKPGIYSVYSTCYVRKWIADNIVHVSLQFLHTLYATLYTIPFLRALGAKIGKRVEVSTVTHISPELFEVGDGSFFADASMAGTPKAFNNQIIYEKTRVGSRTFIGNSALVPINTTIGDDCLLGVLSVPPEKGRTENGTSWLGTPAMFLHKRDINKDFSDETTYSPGKLLYLKRLMIEFIRVILPTNVYIAATYGLAYLFHYFANNFSFLASIGLITATAVIGEMVLILFVVLLKFSLIGTYKPCVNPLWSDFVWKTEFVTGIYENLLGDYILTPLSGTPMLPVVMRLFGCRIGKKVFLDTIFMSEFDLVRIGNEAAVNFNATMQTHLFEDRVLKMAYLTICRRASVGNGAVVLYDTFMEEGSKLGCSSLLMKGETLEAYTHWHGNPSKFAG